A single region of the Vicia villosa cultivar HV-30 ecotype Madison, WI linkage group LG4, Vvil1.0, whole genome shotgun sequence genome encodes:
- the LOC131599287 gene encoding uncharacterized protein LOC131599287, which produces MVQISSFLNILIFFLFLCIVTNVEGHIPCQTNQDCPRYFCPPPLTPICVKYFCKCK; this is translated from the exons ATGGTTCAAATTAGTAGTTTTCTAAATATTTTGATCTTCTTTTTGTTTCTATGTATTGTCACAAACGTTGAGG gtcatattCCGTGCCAAACAAACCAGGATTGTCCAAGATATTTTTGTCCCCCTCCTTTAACTCCAATATGcgttaaatatttttgtaaatgtaaGTAA